Genomic DNA from Deltaproteobacteria bacterium:
CACCGGCTCGCGCGCGCGGAATGCGAGCCATCCGGAGCGCCCGACCATGGTCAGGATCGCGGCGAGGAAGGTTCCCATTCCGAGCGGCCGGGCCACGCGCTCGAGAAGCGGGAGCTCGAGCCAGAAGGCGCCGAGCGTCAGCGCCGAGAGCAGCGCGCCGAGCGCGTAGATCGCGATCGAGCCGCTGCGCACGCGGATGAACCGGCGCGGTGCCATCGGGAACGTGAGCGCGATGTGGAACGGCACCACGTACACGAAGCCGACCAGCAGGCTGAAGTAGAGCGGTCGGAAGGTCGCGTCGCGCGCGTTCGGCACGTAGAGCGCCTCGAGCGCGCCGCCGGACAGACACGCGATCGCCAGCAGCGACCAGCTTTCCGGCTCCCACGGCCGCAGCAGGAACGTGCCGATGCCCAGCGCCGCGAGCAGAAGCCCGATGATGTCGATCGCGCCCTGCGTGTAGAGCGCGTCGGCCGCGCTCCAGTTCCGCACCGGGAGCGAGAGCTCGCGCACCTCTCCGCCCGGCCGCACGATGCGGATCCGGTTCACGCCGCCGAGCTCGCGCACCACGCCGAGCGGCTGCGCGTTCCAGGCCCAGTCCGGCTCGATCTCGCGGCCGTTCAGCTCCAGGAGCCGGCCGCCGTAGCGCAGGCCCGCATCCGCGGCGTCGTCGCGCGTCGGGTAGATGAAGACGTCGTTCAGCAGGAATCCGGCATCTGGCTCGCCGATCCGTTCCAGCTTGTCCGCCACCGAGAGCGCCAGACCGAGCACGAACATGAGGATCAGGAGCAGGAAGCCAGCTTTCTGGGTGATCGTGCCGCTGGTGAAGCTGCGCCGGCTCGGCATGGCGGGAGTCTACGCGCTACTGTGACTCGCCGTGAGACGCAATCGCAGGCTCGTCGCCGCGCTCGGTCCGCTCGTGCTCGCGATCCTCGCCACCGGCTGCTCGACTCCGATCGGGATCCGCATCGCCGATCCGCGCGAGGTGCAGCGCTACCTGACGCGGAGCGCGCTGACGGAGAGCGAGCCCAGCGACTTCTCGCTGAACGAGCTCCGGCGCTACGACTTGCTCGAGACCTACGAACGCGAGCCGAAGACAGCGCTCGCGAAGCTGCACGCGGCGGCGCTCGCGGAGGACTTTCCGAAGGGCGCCCTGTTCGCCCTTTCGGAGCTCTGGTTCCTGCACGCGCAGGACGACGACGAGCGGGCGGGGTATGCCGCGGCCGGAGTCTACGCCTGGGCGCTGCTGTTTCCCGAGGAGGGGCGCGCGCCCCTCGATCGGCTCGATCCGCGCGAGCGGATCGCCGCGGACCTGTACAACCGGGCGCTGATCTCGCTGTTCAGGCGCAACGAGAAGGGAACCATCGCGCTCGCCGGCGGCGCTCCGATCGAGATGCCGTTCGGGCGGATCACCGTCTCGCACGCGCCCGACCTGTTGCAACAGGAAGGGGTCGAGCTCCACGACCTGCAGGCCGTGGCCGAGATCGAGGTCCGGGGCCTGCGCAACCGCTACCGGCAGCCGGGAATCGGCGCGCCGCTCGCCGCGAAGACCCTTCCCCAGCCCGGCGTGACGCAGGTCGTTCCGCTCGGCCCGCTGATGCGGATTCCGCTCACCGCGGTGGCGGTGCTCGACGAGCCGCTCGCGGGGCTGCGAAGCGGCGAGCTGCACGCGCACGCCGAGCTGCTTCCGAGCCTCGACGTCGATGCCGTCGAGATCGGGAGCCGGATGGTTCCTCTGGAAGCGGAGCCGACCGCGGCGCTCGCGGCGACGCTCGCGGAGTCGCGCTTCTGGAAGACCGAGCTGCAGGCGTTCCTCGGCAACGCGTTCGGCCTGCGCAGGCAGTCCGCGCTGGTCGGG
This window encodes:
- a CDS encoding alpha/beta hydrolase; translation: MRRNRRLVAALGPLVLAILATGCSTPIGIRIADPREVQRYLTRSALTESEPSDFSLNELRRYDLLETYEREPKTALAKLHAAALAEDFPKGALFALSELWFLHAQDDDERAGYAAAGVYAWALLFPEEGRAPLDRLDPRERIAADLYNRALISLFRRNEKGTIALAGGAPIEMPFGRITVSHAPDLLQQEGVELHDLQAVAEIEVRGLRNRYRQPGIGAPLAAKTLPQPGVTQVVPLGPLMRIPLTAVAVLDEPLAGLRSGELHAHAELLPSLDVDAVEIGSRMVPLEAEPTAALAATLAESRFWKTELQAFLGNAFGLRRQSALVGVRPYKSGRIPVVFVHGTASSPARWADMVNDLLADSRLRHRYAFWLFSYDSGNPIAYSGWKLRDALAQAVERADPNGSDPCARDMVVLGHSQGGLLTKLTAIDSGDVFWKGLSSQPFEQVKLAPDDKELLRNVAFVKPLPFVTEVIFLATPQRGSYLAGPQIVRRLAEALVRLPSDVLSVSAAVATQVPTGSGDMALRKIPTSIDNMSPGNRFIKALAKIPVTPGVRAHSIISVDDDAPLSSAGDGVVKYESAHIDGVESELIVRSPHSGMQAAPETIEEVRRILLEHSERSACPASPS